The Streptomyces sp. NBC_00224 genome contains the following window.
TCTTCGAGGTGCGCCGCGATGACGTCCTCCAGCGGCACGTACCGCTGCGGCGAGGCCTCCAGGAACCGCGAGAGCAGCGGCGGCACCTTGACCCGGGCGAAGTGGCGATGGCCGCTGACCGGATTGCGCACGACCACGGCGAGGTTGAGCGAGAGCCCCGAGATGTACGGGAAGGGGTGCGCGGGGTCCACGGCCAGCGGGGTCAGCACCGGGAAGATCTGCTGGCGGAAGAGCGTGAAGAGCCGCGCCTGCTCCTTCTCGGTCAGATCGGGCCAGCGGATCAGATGGATCGACTCGTCGGCCAGCGCCGGGGCCACGTCCTGCTGGTAGCAGGCGGCGTGCCGGGCCATGAGCTCGCGCGAGCGGGTCCAGATCAGGTCCAGGACCTCGCGGGGCTGGAGCCCGGAGGCGGAGCGAGTGGCGACGCCGGTGGCGATGCGGCGCTTCAGGCCGGCCACCCGGACCATGAAGAACTCGTCCAGGTTGGAGGCGAAGATCGCCAGGTAGTTAGCCCGTTCGAGGAGGGGGGTGGCCGGGTCCTCGGCGAGCTCCAGGACGCGCTCGTTGAACGCGAGCCAGCTGCGCTCGCGGTCCAGGAAGCGCCCGGAGGGCAGCTCGTCCTCCCCGGGTGCGTCCTCGCGGTCGCGCTCGTACCCTTCGTACCCGTCCAGATCCGCGTCGATGTCCGGCTCCAGGTCGGAGACGGCGGCCGCGAGGGTGTGCGGCCGGTGCGCGGCTATGGAACCGACCGACGGCTGGGAGGCGGGCTGGAGGTGGACCTCGGCGCTGGGCTGCTGGCTCATGAACCCATTCTTCCGCGCCGGGCCGCTGTCAGGCGCGTCGGAGAGCCAGTCGGAGCGGGCAGGCGCGAGCGCCTTGGGGCGGGCGGCGGTCCCGTTCCGGGAGGGTGGCACCTCGGGCTGCATTGAGTGAGCGTCGCAAGCGTGTCTGAATGGCCGGTAACGAGGACATGACGTGCGGGAATCCGTGGGCGGGCCCCAAAGGGGCGCGGGGAACTGCGCGACCAGCCACACACTGCCCGCACCCGAAAGACAGCACGTCGCGCCGAGCTCCACCGCACCCCTCCCGGGAGAGGCGTCAGGACTCCGTGCGGTACATCAGATCCACCTCGTGGACGGCGAACCCCAGCCGCTCGTACACGGTCACCGCCGCCGTGTTGTCCGCGTCGACGTACAGCATCGCGGTCGGCAACCCCTCGGACGCGAGATGCCGCAGGCCAGTCGCGGTGAGCGCCTTGCCCAGCCCACCCCCCTGCGCGTCCGGGCGGATCCCCACCACGTACACCTCCCCGATCCTCTCCGCGGCGTGCACCTTCGTCCAGTGGAAGCCCACGATCCGGCCGTCGCGCTCGGCGAGGAAGAAGCCCTTGGGGTCGAACCAGGGCTCCGCCTTGCGGTCGTCGAGGTCGCGCTGGGTCAGTCCGCCCTGTTCGGGGTGGTGGGCGAAGGCCGCCGCGTTCACGGCCAGCCACTGGGCGTCGTCCTCGCCGGGCACGAAGGTCCGTACGGTCACGCCCGGCGGGTACACCGGCTCGGCGATGTCCGGCGGGCTCAACGGCCGCCGCATCTGGCGCAGTTCGCGGAACAGGGTGAGGCCCAGGACCTGGGCGAGGTGGCGGGCGGCGGAGTGCCCGCCGTGCGCCCACACCCGCAGCCGCTTGCCGGAGGCGCCGAGCAGCGCCGAACCGAGCGCCCGGCCGTGGCCGCGGCCACGGTGGGCGGGGTGGATGACGAGCTCCGCGGCCGGTGCCTCGATGGGGTCGGTGTCCTCCAGCTGGGCGTACCCGATCAGTTGGGACCCCTCGGACGTGATGACCGTGAGCAGGAAATGGCGGATTCCGGGCCGCCGGCCGCCCCGCAGCTGGAGCCGCCCCTGCTCGGACACGGCCTGCTGCCCGTCGGCCCCGGCGGCCTCGGCGAGCAGCGCGAGGACCTCCTGGGCCTGGGGGTGGGTCAGCTCGTCGAGGGTCTGGATCTCACGTCCGGAGGGGCCGGGTGCGGCGGGGTCAGTCGTCATGTGTACGAGCGTACGGCGGCCGGGGGCAAAACCTGACGTACCGCCAAACGGCAACCATCCCGTAACCCCACCCCCCTGTCGCGCTACGCGCGTTGACTCTAGGCTTCCGACGCGGCGGCCCGACCCTCGTGTTTCGGCCATGCCCACCACGCTTCACGAACGCTTCAAGAACGCTTCACGACCAGCTGAATCATTTAGGGGAGAGATGACAGCGACACCCCAGAAGCACCACGGCGGCCGCGCGGGCCGCCGGGTCCTGGCGGCCGCCGCCGGGCTCACCACGCTCGGCGCGCTCATCGCCGCGATGCCCGCGGCCGTCGCCCACGACAAGGGCCACGGGCACCCGAAGCCCTCGCGGACGGTGGACGTCCAGCTTCTCTCCTTCAACGACCTGCACGGCAATCTGGAGCCGCCGGCCGGCTCGGCCGGGGCCGTGAACGAGAAGCAGGCCGACGGGACCGTGAAGTCCATACCGGCCGGCGGCGTCGAGTACCTGGCGTCCTCGCTGCGCACCGCGCGCAAGGGCCACCCGTACTCGATCACCGCCGCCGGCGGCGACATGATCGGCGCCAGCCCGCTTCTGTCCGGCCTCTTCCACGACGAGCCGACCATCGAGGCGCTCAACAGGATCGACCTCGATGTGACGGCCGTGGGCAACCACGAGTTCGACGAGGGCGCGGTCGAGCTGGCCCGGATGCAGAACGGCGGCTGTCACCCGGTCGAGGGCTGCTACGAGAAGGGCAAGAAGTTCCGGGGAGCCGACTTCCCGTATCTGGCCGCCAATGTGACCAGCGAGAAGACCGGCAAGCCGATCCTCAAGCCGTACACGGTCTGGAAGAAGAACGGCGTCAAGATCGGCTTCATCGGCGTGACCCTGGAGGGCACCCCGAGCGTCGTGACCGCCTCCGGCGTCAAGGGCCTGAAGTTCCACGACGAGATCGAGACGATCAACAAGTACGCCAAGGAGCTCGACCGGCAGGGCGTGAAGTCCATCGTCGCCCTGATCCACGAGGGCGGGATGCCGGCGACCAACGCGTACAACTACGACTGCGACTCGGCCGGTCCCGGCAGCGGTCTGTCCGGCCCGATCGTCGACCTCGCCAAGGGCATCACGCCCAAGGTGGACGCGCTGGTCACCGGCCACACGCACCAGGCCTACGCCTGCACCGTCCCGGACCCGGCGGGCAACCCGCGCATGGTCACCTCGGCGGCCTCCTACGGCAAGCTCTTCACCGAGACCACGCTCACCTACGACAAGCGGACCAAGGACATCGTCCGGACCGCCGTGAAGTCGCCGAAGTCGGTGAACCGCGTCGTCAGCCGTGACCAGGCCAAGGCGACGGACATCACCGACCTGATCGCCCGCTGGAACAAGCTGGCCGCGCCGATCGCGAGCCGCCCGCAGGGCTACATCTCCGCCGACATCAACGGCCGCGGCTCCGAGGCGCCCGAGAAGCCGCTCGGCGACCTGATCGCGGACGCGCAGCTCGCCGGGCTCTCCCCGGCCGACAAGGGCGGCGCCCAGCTCGCCTTCATGAACCCCGGCGGCATCCGCTCCGACCTCGTCCACAAGGCGAGCGGCAGCGAGGGCGACGGGGTGGTCACCTACGGCGAGGCCTTCACCGTCCAGCCGTTCACCAACATGATGAACGTCGTCGACCTGACCGGCGCCCAGCTCATCCAGGGCCTCCAGCAGCAGGTCAGCGGCGGCAACACGGCCACGCCGAAGATCCTCCAGGTCTCCAAGGGCTTCACCTACACCCTCGACATGACCAAGACCGGCGCGGACCGCGTCCTCGTCGACACGGTCAAGCTGAACGGTGTCGCCCTCGACCCGGCGAAGACCTACCGCGTCGCCATGAACGAGTTCCTCGCGGGCGGCGGCGACGGCTTCGCGGCGCTCGGCCAGGGCAAGAACAAGCTGGTCGGCGCGTCCGACCTGGACGTCTTCGACGCCTACCTGGCCGCGAACTCCTCGGCGTCCGCGCCGCTCGCGCCGCCGGCCGGGGGTCGGATCACGGTCGTGGGGAAGGTGGCGGGCGAGTAGTCGCCTTTCGCAGTACGAAGGTGGGGCGCCGGGACATCCGGACGCCCCACTTTCGGCTGTAAAGGGGCGCGGGGAACTGCGCGACCAGCCCCCACCGGCCCGCAGTCGAAAAACAAGCTCACGCGCCCGGGGCGTCCGGCGGCGGAGTAGGGGCACCCGGCAGGCGAATCGTGGCGACCGTGCCGCCGCCGTCCGGCGCCGCGCCGAGCGCGATCGTGCCGCCCGCGTGCTGGACCGTACGGGCCACGATGGACAGGCCGAGCCCCGAGCCCGGCAGCGAGCGGGCCGAGGGCGAGCGCCAGAACCGCTCGAAGACGTGCGGCAGTTCGTCGGCGGGGATGCCGGGGCCCTGGTCGCGCACGGTCAGGGTGCCCCGGTCGAGCGCTACCTCGATGGTGCCGTGCGGCGGGCTGAACTTCACCGCGTTGTCCAGCACATTGACGATCGCCCGCTCCAGGGCCGCGGGCTCCGCCCGTACGTACCAGGGGGCCAGCTGCGCCCTGATCTCCAGCTCCGGCCCGCGCAGCCGGGCGCGGTCGAGCGCCACCCTGGCGATGTCGTGGAAGGCGACGACCTCCAGCGGGCCCTCGCGGACCGCGTCGGGCCGGGACAGCTCCTGCAGGTCCCCGATCAGCGCGGCGAGTTCGGTCATCTGGGCCTTGACGGACGCCATCAGCGCCTTGCGGTCGGCGGGCGGGATGGCCCGCCCGGTCTCCTCGCTCCTCGCCAGCAGCTCGATGTTCGTACGGAGCGAGGTGAGCGGGGTGCGCAGCTCGTGCCCCGCGTCCGCGATCAGCTGCGACTGGCGGTCGCGGGAGGAGGCGAGGGCGGCGGTCATCGCGTTGAAGGACCGCGAGAGCCGGGCGATCTCGTCCTCGCCCTCGACCGGGATGCGGACGGTGAGGTCCTCGGTGCGGGCCACGTGCTCAACCGTGCCGGTCAGCCGGTCCACGGGGCGAAGCCCCGTACGCGCGACCCAGAGCCCGGCGGCGCCCGCGCCGATGACTCCTATGCCGGAGACGACCAGCAGGACGATCGCCAGCTTGTTGAGCGGCGTCGTCACGTCGGACATCGGCACCGCGATGGAGACGGCGACCCGGCCCTGCGGGCCGAGGCCGCGGATGTGAGCCTCGTGGGTGTAGACCCGGCGCTCCACCCCGGCGCTGTCCGTCGTGGTGTGCAGCGCGTCGGCGCGCGGTCCATTCGCGACCTCGACGTCCGGGCGCTCCACCTGAAGCCGCGCGGACCTGGGGTTGACGCACACCGAGCCGTCCGAGAAGACCACCTGGGTCAGTGGGGTGTTGCCCGGCAGCCGGATCGGTTCGGGGTTGGGGCTCTGGCAGGTCTGGATCAGGACGTTGGCGTAGTCGGTGCTGGCCGAGCTCGCCGCCTGGTTGCGCAGCCGGTTGTCGAGCTGGCTCGTGAGCACCCCCTGGGTGATGAACCAGCACGCGGCGGCCACCGCGGCCACGGCCACCGTCACCGCCGTGGCGACGAGCAGTGCGAGGCGGGATCGGAGCGGCAGCTCGCGGAACCACCGCAGCGCTCTTCTCACTCCGTGCCGCCCGAGCGCAGGGCGTACCCCACCCCCCGCACCGTGTGCACCACGCGCGCCTCGCCGCCCGCCTCGGTCTTGCGGCGCAGATACATGACGTACACGTCGAGGGAATTGGACGACGGCTCGAAGTCGAAGCCCCAGACCGCCTTGAGGATCTGCTCGCGGGTCAGCACCTGCCGGGGATGGGCCAGGAACATCTCCAGGAGCGTGAACTCCGTACGGGTCAGCTCCACCACCCGCTCGCCCCGCGTCACCTCACGGGTCGCCAGGTCCATCCGCAGATCACCGAAGGTGAGGATGTTGTCGTCGTGCTGCTCGCCGTCCGCGGGACCGGCGTACGAGCTGCGGCGCAGCAGCGCGCGGATCCGGGCGAACAGCTCGTCCAGCTCGAACGGCTTGACCAGGTAGTCGTCCGCGCCCGCGTCGAGCCCGGTGACGCGGTCGCCGACCGTGTCGCGCGCGGTGAGCATCAGGACGGGGGTGGTGGACCCCCCGCCGCGCAGCCGGCGGGCGGCGGTGAGCCCGTCCATCCGGGGCATCTGGATGTCGAGGACGATCAGATCGGGCCGGTACGCCTCCGCCTTGGCCAGCGCGTCCAGACCGTCGACGGCGACCTCCGTCCCGTACCCCTCGAAGGCGAGGCTGCGCTGGAGCGCCTCCCGCACGGCGGGCTCGTCGTCGACGATCAGGATGCGCTGGGTGTCGTCCTCGGCGGGTGCGGGGCTCATCGGTCTCGGGTCTTCCTCGGGGTGTGGTCCGGCGGCACGGCGGTGGTCCGGCGTGGTCCGGGTCGGGTGCTGTCCAGCGTCGCATGCCGCGCCTGCGCCTGCCGTGAGGATCAGCTGTTGCTGCTGGTGCCGTTGTTGTCGCTGCCGCTGTTGTTGTTGCCGGAGCGGAGGGAGTCGAGGTCGGCCTTGACGGTGTTGATCGGGATGGCGAAGCCGAGCCCGACACTGCCCGCGGAGGAGGACTGGCTGGCGGAACTGGGGCTGTACATCGCGGAGTTGATGCCGATGATGTTGCCGTTCATGTCGATCAGCGCGCCGCCGGAGTTGCCCGGGTTGAGCGAGGCGTCCGTCTGGATGGCCTTGTACGTGGTCTTCGACGAGCCGGTGTCGCCGTTGAACTGCTGCCCGCCGAACTCGAACGGCCAGCCGCCGCGCCCACCGCCCTGCTGGCCCTGCCCCTGGCCTTCGCCCTGTCCCTGGCCCTGGCCCTGCTCCTTGGCGACGGTGACGTCACGCTTGAGGGCGGAGACGATGCCGCTGGTGACGGTGCCGGTCAGACCCTCGGGGGAGCCGATGGCGACGACCTGGTCGCCGACCTTGAGGTTGTCGGAGTTGCCGAGACTGGCGGGCTTGAGCCCGCTCGCGCCCTGCACCTTGATCAGCGCGAGGTCCTTGTCGGGGTCGGTGCCGACGACGCTCGCGGTGTACGTCTTGCCGTCGCTGGTCCGCACCTTGACCTGGTCGGCGCCGGCGATGACGTGGTTGTTCGTGACGATCTCACCGCCGGAGGTGATGATCACCCCGGATCCGGTGGACTCCCCGGAGGTGGAGGTCGCGCTGATCTCCACGATGCTGGGCGAGACGGCCTGGGCCACGCCCGCGACGGTGCCGGTGGTGTTCCTGGAGGCGTTCGTCCCCGCGACGCCGGGCGCGCTGGCGCTGGTGTCACCCCCGGCCCACCGCTCCACGAGCGTGGCGGTCCCGCCCCCCACGGCCGCGGCGGCGAGCGCGACGGCGGCGAGCAGGCCGACGGAGCGGCGGGCGCGGCGGTGGGTGGGGGCGGCGGCGCCGGGTGCGGCGGGGTGCCCGGGGTCACCCGGGATGCCCCCGCCCCCGTTGCCGTTCGCCGGCCAGATGGTGGTCCCGGGCCCGGCGTGCACGGGCTGGCTCGGCTCGTACGGGGGCGGCAGGGGGAAGGCCCCGGACGCCTGCGGGTACGGCTGCGGCTGCTTCGGCTGCTGCTCGGGGAAGGTCATGTGCATTACCTTCGCGGCGCTGGATGAGAGCCGTCTGAGGACGGGGTGAGAAGCCCGGCAGAAGGGTGTTTGCCCGAAATAAAGGGAGGCGCTGTGGCCGGGGCGGCCCGGGCGGTATCCCCCACCCCGCCCGTTCACCTAGACCCTCCGGGGGTGGGTGGGGGTTGAGGTGGGTCTCCCTGGGGCTACGCCCCCAGACCCCAGGCCCCGCAAGCGGGTGCAGGGGCTCCGCCCCGGGCTCCGTTCGTCTGCGGGCCATCTGTGGCTGGTCGCGCAGTTCCCCGCGCCCCTGAGGGGCGGGAGCTTCGCTCCCTGCCCCCGCTCTCGGGGCTCCGCCCCGGACCCCACTCCTCAAACGCCGGAGGGGCTGAATTTTGCCGAGCCCCGCTCCTTGCACGCCGGAGGGGCTGAATGTGCCCGGACCTGCGCCTTGCACGCCGCCGGGGCTGACTTTCGTGCCGCCGGTGCTGGAGGTGCCTTTAGGGGCGCGGGGAACGGCGCGACCAGCCCCCACCGGCCCGCAGACAAACACCGGGCCAAAAAGGGGCGCGGGGAACTGCGCGACCAGCCACACGCAGCCCGCAGACAAACACCGGGCCCCCGCGCCCCCCACCCGCAGACAAACGGGGTCCGGGGCGAAGCCCCGGGACGGGGTCGACCGGCACCGGCCAGTGCCGGGGAAGGGGGGACGGGGCAGCCCCGGCGCGGGGGCGTGCGGCCTCGAACGTGCGCGCGTCAGGGGATAGCCTCCGGCCATGCCCAATGGTCAGTGGTACCCGCCGGAATGGCCCGACCGCATCCGCGCCCTCGCCCACGGCGAACTCACCCCCGTACAGCCCCGGCGAGCCGCGACCGTCATGTTGCTGCGGGGCGGGGACGAGCACGGCGGGCTCGCCGTGCACATGCTGCGCCGCCGCACCTCCATGGCCTTCGCCGGCGGCGCCTACGCCTACCCCGGCGGCGGCGTCGACCCCCGGGACGACGCCCGCCGGATCGGATGGGCCGGGCCCAGCCGAGAGACCTGGGCGGCCCGCCTGGGCGTGGGCGCGGACGACGCCCAGGCCATCGTCTGCGCGGCCGTCCGCGAGACGTACGAGGAGGCCGGAGTCCTCCTCGCCGGACCCGACGCCGACAGCGTCGTGGGCGACACCACCGGCGACGACTGGGAGGCCGACCGTCACGCTCTCGTCGCCCGCGACCTCTCCTTCGCCGAGTTCCTCGACCGCCGGGGCCTGGTCCTGCGCTCGGACCTGCTCGGGGCGTGGGCCCGCTGGATCACCCCCGAGTTCGAGCCGAAGCGGTACGACACCTGGTTCTTCGTCGCCGCGCTCCCCGAGGGCCAGCGCACCCGCAACGCCTCCACAGAGGCCGACCGGACGGTGTGGATCCGGCCCGCCGAGGCCACGGCCGGGTACGACGGGGGCGAGCTGCTCATGATGCCCCCGACCGTCTCGACCCTGCGCGCCCTTCTCCCGTACGCCACTCCCGCCGACGCCCTCGCCGCCTCGGCGGCCCGCGACCTCACCCCCGTACTGGCGCGGGCGAGCCTCGGCGACGACGGTGAGATCGTGCTGAGCTGGCCCGGGCACGACGAGTTCACCAAGCGCGTGCGTACCGGCGGCGGGACGCCGTGACCGCAGCAGCGCCCAGCCCGATGCCGATGCCTATGCCGACGCTCCCGTCCCCGTCCCTCACGGAAGGTGCCCCCGCGTGACCGAAGCCGCGGCCCTCCCCGGCCAGCCCCGCGGCGGGGTGCTCTCCGGCCCCGCCACGACCCGTACCGTCAACGTCCTCGCGCCCAACGCCTCCGCGATGACCCTCGACGGCACCAACACCTGGATCGTCGCCGAGCCCGACTCCGACCTCGCCGTCGTCATCGACCCCGGACCGCTCGACGACGCCCACCTGCGGAACGTGGTCGCCACCGCCGAGCGGATGGGCAAGCGGGTCGCCCTCACCCTGCTCACCCACGGCCACCCCGACCACGCCGAGGGCGCGGCGCGCTTCGCGGAGCTGACGCGCACGCACGTACGCGCGCTGGACCCGGCGTTGCGCCTCGGGGACGAGGGGCTCGGCGCCGGTGACGTGATCACCACGGGCGGGCTCGAAATGTGGGTGGTGCCGACCCCCGGCCACACCGCCGACTCCCTCTGCTTCCATCTCCCCGCCGACCGGGCCGTGTTGACGGGGGACACGGTCCTCGGGCGCGGCACCACCGTCGTGGCGCACCCCGACGGCCGCCTCGGCGACTACCTCGACTCACTGCGGCGGCTGCGCTCGCTCACGGTCGACGACGGCGTCCACACCGTGCTGCCCGGGCACGGGCCGGTCCTCGACGACGCGCAGGGCGCCATCGAGTTCTACCTCGCCCACCGCGCCCACCGGCTGGCCCAGGTGGAGACGGCGGTGGAGAACGGCTTCACCAAGGCGGCGGACGTGGTGGGCCGCGTCTACGCGGACGTCGACCGCTCGCTGTGGCCCGCGGCCGAGCTCTCCGTACGCGCGCAGCTGGAGTATCTGAGCGAGCACGGGTTGATCTGACCGCGAAGGCACCCGCCTCGCTCGTAACTGCCTTTTTCCACGGTGCACTTGTCAAGGAGCGGCGGCGTGTCTGCCACGTATCCACAGACTAGGACCGACCACTGACAACGGGGCCCGCCTCCCGAGGGAGGCGGGCCCCGTCACGTACGAACGCGCAGGTGAACGGCCGTATCAGCGCGAGCGCTTGGCGAGCCGCTCGACGTCGAGCAGG
Protein-coding sequences here:
- the mshD gene encoding mycothiol synthase, translating into MTTDPAAPGPSGREIQTLDELTHPQAQEVLALLAEAAGADGQQAVSEQGRLQLRGGRRPGIRHFLLTVITSEGSQLIGYAQLEDTDPIEAPAAELVIHPAHRGRGHGRALGSALLGASGKRLRVWAHGGHSAARHLAQVLGLTLFRELRQMRRPLSPPDIAEPVYPPGVTVRTFVPGEDDAQWLAVNAAAFAHHPEQGGLTQRDLDDRKAEPWFDPKGFFLAERDGRIVGFHWTKVHAAERIGEVYVVGIRPDAQGGGLGKALTATGLRHLASEGLPTAMLYVDADNTAAVTVYERLGFAVHEVDLMYRTES
- a CDS encoding bifunctional UDP-sugar hydrolase/5'-nucleotidase is translated as MTATPQKHHGGRAGRRVLAAAAGLTTLGALIAAMPAAVAHDKGHGHPKPSRTVDVQLLSFNDLHGNLEPPAGSAGAVNEKQADGTVKSIPAGGVEYLASSLRTARKGHPYSITAAGGDMIGASPLLSGLFHDEPTIEALNRIDLDVTAVGNHEFDEGAVELARMQNGGCHPVEGCYEKGKKFRGADFPYLAANVTSEKTGKPILKPYTVWKKNGVKIGFIGVTLEGTPSVVTASGVKGLKFHDEIETINKYAKELDRQGVKSIVALIHEGGMPATNAYNYDCDSAGPGSGLSGPIVDLAKGITPKVDALVTGHTHQAYACTVPDPAGNPRMVTSAASYGKLFTETTLTYDKRTKDIVRTAVKSPKSVNRVVSRDQAKATDITDLIARWNKLAAPIASRPQGYISADINGRGSEAPEKPLGDLIADAQLAGLSPADKGGAQLAFMNPGGIRSDLVHKASGSEGDGVVTYGEAFTVQPFTNMMNVVDLTGAQLIQGLQQQVSGGNTATPKILQVSKGFTYTLDMTKTGADRVLVDTVKLNGVALDPAKTYRVAMNEFLAGGGDGFAALGQGKNKLVGASDLDVFDAYLAANSSASAPLAPPAGGRITVVGKVAGE
- a CDS encoding sensor histidine kinase, coding for MRRALRWFRELPLRSRLALLVATAVTVAVAAVAAACWFITQGVLTSQLDNRLRNQAASSASTDYANVLIQTCQSPNPEPIRLPGNTPLTQVVFSDGSVCVNPRSARLQVERPDVEVANGPRADALHTTTDSAGVERRVYTHEAHIRGLGPQGRVAVSIAVPMSDVTTPLNKLAIVLLVVSGIGVIGAGAAGLWVARTGLRPVDRLTGTVEHVARTEDLTVRIPVEGEDEIARLSRSFNAMTAALASSRDRQSQLIADAGHELRTPLTSLRTNIELLARSEETGRAIPPADRKALMASVKAQMTELAALIGDLQELSRPDAVREGPLEVVAFHDIARVALDRARLRGPELEIRAQLAPWYVRAEPAALERAIVNVLDNAVKFSPPHGTIEVALDRGTLTVRDQGPGIPADELPHVFERFWRSPSARSLPGSGLGLSIVARTVQHAGGTIALGAAPDGGGTVATIRLPGAPTPPPDAPGA
- a CDS encoding response regulator transcription factor; protein product: MSPAPAEDDTQRILIVDDEPAVREALQRSLAFEGYGTEVAVDGLDALAKAEAYRPDLIVLDIQMPRMDGLTAARRLRGGGSTTPVLMLTARDTVGDRVTGLDAGADDYLVKPFELDELFARIRALLRRSSYAGPADGEQHDDNILTFGDLRMDLATREVTRGERVVELTRTEFTLLEMFLAHPRQVLTREQILKAVWGFDFEPSSNSLDVYVMYLRRKTEAGGEARVVHTVRGVGYALRSGGTE
- a CDS encoding S1C family serine protease yields the protein MTFPEQQPKQPQPYPQASGAFPLPPPYEPSQPVHAGPGTTIWPANGNGGGGIPGDPGHPAAPGAAAPTHRRARRSVGLLAAVALAAAAVGGGTATLVERWAGGDTSASAPGVAGTNASRNTTGTVAGVAQAVSPSIVEISATSTSGESTGSGVIITSGGEIVTNNHVIAGADQVKVRTSDGKTYTASVVGTDPDKDLALIKVQGASGLKPASLGNSDNLKVGDQVVAIGSPEGLTGTVTSGIVSALKRDVTVAKEQGQGQGQGEGQGQGQQGGGRGGWPFEFGGQQFNGDTGSSKTTYKAIQTDASLNPGNSGGALIDMNGNIIGINSAMYSPSSASQSSSAGSVGLGFAIPINTVKADLDSLRSGNNNSGSDNNGTSSNS
- a CDS encoding NUDIX hydrolase, whose translation is MPNGQWYPPEWPDRIRALAHGELTPVQPRRAATVMLLRGGDEHGGLAVHMLRRRTSMAFAGGAYAYPGGGVDPRDDARRIGWAGPSRETWAARLGVGADDAQAIVCAAVRETYEEAGVLLAGPDADSVVGDTTGDDWEADRHALVARDLSFAEFLDRRGLVLRSDLLGAWARWITPEFEPKRYDTWFFVAALPEGQRTRNASTEADRTVWIRPAEATAGYDGGELLMMPPTVSTLRALLPYATPADALAASAARDLTPVLARASLGDDGEIVLSWPGHDEFTKRVRTGGGTP
- a CDS encoding MBL fold metallo-hydrolase; its protein translation is MTEAAALPGQPRGGVLSGPATTRTVNVLAPNASAMTLDGTNTWIVAEPDSDLAVVIDPGPLDDAHLRNVVATAERMGKRVALTLLTHGHPDHAEGAARFAELTRTHVRALDPALRLGDEGLGAGDVITTGGLEMWVVPTPGHTADSLCFHLPADRAVLTGDTVLGRGTTVVAHPDGRLGDYLDSLRRLRSLTVDDGVHTVLPGHGPVLDDAQGAIEFYLAHRAHRLAQVETAVENGFTKAADVVGRVYADVDRSLWPAAELSVRAQLEYLSEHGLI